A single region of the Neodiprion pinetum isolate iyNeoPine1 chromosome 5, iyNeoPine1.2, whole genome shotgun sequence genome encodes:
- the pbl gene encoding protein ECT2 isoform X10: protein MEEQSVHSSTSDINSEEAAATEPLIIPRKKRICLVGSTGEDPALGAAAQQFSVPVLKSEQGTEYVEDTTYCTYYILSKFEGADYDTLHKTAHRILGPTALLQLAEKKESLPSINRPMYTQSMLGTIVVFTGFRKKEELTRLINMIHNMGGSIRKDMGNKVTHLIANCCGGDKYRYAITFRIPIMSSDWVLELWNARDDVASSSSNDKLIADYKLKPFFGAKVCFFGFPDDEKTHMYEVLQQQGGEPAEIDDPNCTHVVTNKDGGQTSTLDKSRASWYRSYSKQEFRSLTSERSCEIESSQNFSFVYYNPYTNEKIPNSYPSSISSIHSQRCCNCLCHFCFCNYNCEKNSTMVRRKRRADDSSSSPRDDSTMEKFCATGFPKTSKHCQRHRAPKHPRYDSAISLNDSSIDGGGNYHSDDSGYSALNSLGSSMLNLTQLSLSQVFDNPTNLSFASFRSPSRIFSTVKNLSKQSRRFLTPRRYVLLKRHSSCVSESKQTARLYSNQNKKIFRIYSHPNLSRNSCSEESPPLLRKNNSFSSLRDIGNNSYTSWAFNVYPKRDTIQKNSCCCCCSRERYLVNYFRRMFGIKFYSGLFESKSSLRNGGAKCTSSVPSAFSYSNDLKNRANEAGEKTKRDHEKPDNSVVDESNVNSLPDLASVRAHIVKAEWFWTSVQNEGAAYEKDYLFEDYLESVMSPMAMARRDSQAATPRTASTKRKRKRMAETLCSLVQNGADSPAVHKRRSSISDAGHLSVSGSFLDCTSSPDKQLDAIPEVEAVSTEAGRKNLSPRHQVFLELVTTESNYVGILSTIMTLFKEPLEDLIEMSGELLNSTEAKIIFGNFPPIYEVHKKMLEELRYNASHWAEDVSIGNIFLKYAPDLVKAYPPYVNFFENTKEMLDQCDQNKPRFHAFLKICQTKPECGRQSLKELLIKPVQRLPSISLLLNDILKHTSKSNPDHSALELSISSIKEVMTYINEDKRKTEGQLVMFDIFNDIDNCPAHLVSSHRSFIGKCEVMELGEGLSGRGDHLVLFLFTDTLEICKKRSKAFNSLKSPKEANGLHPTKLSQGKPYKHIRMLSLSTIKKVVDIRETDGHIFNQFGFSSA from the exons ATGGAAGAGCAAAGCGTGCACAGCAGTACCAGTGATATAAATAGTGAAGAGGCGGCCGCCACCGAAC CTCTGATCATACcgagaaaaaaacgaatatgTCTCGTCGGAAGTACAGGAGAAGATCCGGCCCTTGGAGCTGCTGCTCAACAGTTCAGCGTTCCTGTACTGAAGTCAGAACAAGGGACGGAGTACGTCGAAGACACAACTTACTGCACCTATTACATACTAAGCAAATTCGAGGGAGCAGATTACGACACTCTCCACAAAACAGCTCACAG AATACTAGGACCAACGGCGCTTCTCCAGCTGGCGGAGAAGAAAGAGTCCCTGCCAAGTATCAACAGGCCGATGTATACCCAATCGATGCTGGGAACGATTGTTGTTTTCACCGGTTttagaaaaaaggaagaattG ACCAGACTGATAAACATGATTCACAACATGGGTGGCAGCATAAGGAAGGATATGGGAAACAAAGTGACACACCTTATTGCCAATTGCTGTGGGGGAGACAAATACAGGTATGCCATTACCTTTAGGATTCCAATTATGTCCTCGGATTGGGTGCTTGAACTTTGGAATGCGAGGGACGACGTTGCGAGCAGCAGTTCCAACGACAAACTG ATCGCAGATTACAAACTTAAGCCATTCTTTGGAGCAAAGGTGTGTTTCTTCGGTTTTCCCGACGACGAAAAGACGCACATGTACGAAGTGCTTCAGCAACAAGGCGGGGAACCGGCTGAAATCGACGATCCAAACTGCACGCATGTG GTGACTAACAAAGATGGCGGCCAGACGAGTACTTTGGATAAATCGAGAGCCTCTTGGTATCGATCATACTCAAAACAAGAGTTTAGATCGCTGACCTCTGAAAGATCATGTGAGATTGAATCAAGCCAGAACTTTTCATTTGTCTATTACAATCCTTACACAAACGAGAAAATACCAAACTCTTATCCGAGTTCAATATCTTCAATACATTCGCAGCGCTGTTGCAACTGCCTCTGTCATTTTTGCTTTTGCAATTACAActgcgaaaaaaattcaaccatgGTGAGGCGCAAAAGGCGGGCTGATGATTCTTCGTCTTCGCCTCGAGATGATTCGacaatggaaaaattctgCGCGACAGGATTTCCCAAAACCTCAAAACATTGCCAGCGACATCGCGCGCCCAAACATCCTCGATATGATTCTGCCATATCTTTGAACGACAGTTCAATCGACGGAGGCGGAAATTATCATTCGGATGACTCTGGTTATTCGGCATTGAATTCTTTGGGATCAAGCATGTTGAATTTGACCcaactctctctttctcaggTTTTTGATAATCCCACCAATCTTAGTTTCGCCTCGTTTCGTTCTCCATCTCGGATTTTTtccactgtaaaaaatttgtccaaGCAGTCTAGAAGATTTCTTACTCCCAGGCGATATGTTTTATTGAAAAGACACAGCTCTTGTGTCTCTGAATCGAAACAAACTGCGAGGCTCTATTCGaatcagaataaaaaaatcttcagAATCTATTCCCACCCAAATTTATCCCGGAATTCTTGCTCCGAGGAATCGCCCCCGCTATTACGGAAGAACAACAGTTTTTCAAGTCTACGTGACATTGGCAACAATTCTTATACCTCTTGGGCTTTCAATGTCTACCCTAAACGGGATAcaattcagaaaaattcttgctgctgctgttgcagcAGAGAACGATATCTTGTGAATTATTTTCGTCGTATGTTTGGCATAAAATTCTATTCTGGTCTATTTGAATCAAAATCAAGTCTGCGAAATGGGGGTGCGAAATGCACAAGCTCGGTTCCATCAGCATTCAGCTATTCAAATGACCTTAAAAATCGGGCAAACGAAGCTGGCGAAAAAACGAAGAGGGATCACGAGAAGCCAGACAATTCG GTCGTGGATGAATCCAACGTCAATTCGCTGCCTGACTTGGCCTCTGTGAGAGCCCACATAGTAAAGGCTGAATGGTTTTGGACCTCGGTCCAAAATGAAGGCGCCGCATATGAGAAAGATTACCTCTTCGAAGAT TATTTGGAGTCTGTAATGTCcccgatggcgatggcgaggAGGGACAGTCAGGCAGCAACGCCTAGAACCGCTTCGACGAAAAGAAAGCGCAAGAGAATGGCCGAAACTTTATGTAGTCTGGTACAAAACGGTGCTGATTCGCCGGCAGTTCATAAACGACGGTCGAGTATCAGTGACGCTGGTCATCTCAGCGTAAGCGGCAGCTTTCTTGACTGCACTTCGAGTCCCGACAAACAATTGGATG CAATTCCAGAGGTTGAAGCGGTGAGCACAGAAGCGGGAAGGAAAAATCTCTCGCCTAGGCATCAAGTTTTCCTTGAGCTAGTTACAACGGAGTCAAACTACGTGGGAATCCTCAGTACGATTATGACG CTGTTCAAAGAACCGCTTGAGGACTTGATTGAAATGAGCGGCGAATTGTTGAACAGCACCGAAGCGAAGATAATATTTGGCAACTTTCCACCGATTTACGAAGTGCATAAAAAGATGCTCGAGGAGCTCAGGTATAACGCTTCTCACTGGGCAGAAGACGTCAGCATAgggaatatatttttaaagtaCGCGCCTGACTTGGTCAAGGCATATCCGCCGTACGTTAATTTCTTCGAGAATACAAAGGAAATGCTCGATCAATGCGATCAGAACAAACCGCGCTTTCACGCCTTCCTCAAAATATGCCAAACCAAGCCCGAATGTGGCAGGCAGAGCCTTAAGGAACTTCTTATCAAGCCTGTTCAGAGGCTACCCAGTATTAGCTTATTGTTAAACG ATATTCTTAAGCACACAAGTAAAAGCAATCCTGACCACAGTGCGTTGGAATTGTCGATAAGTAGTATAAAAGAAGTAATGACTTATATAAACGAGGACAAGAGAAAAACGGAAGGACAATTAGTGATGTTTGACATATTTAACGACATTGATAATTGCCCAGCTCATTTAGTATCTTCACATCGTTCTTTCATTGGCAAATGCGAAGTGATGGAATTGGGCGAAGGTTTGAGCGGGCGAGGCGATCATCTCGTCCTGTTCCTCTTCACCGACACTTTGGAAATATGCAAGAAACGCTCAAAAGCTTTCAATTCCCTGAAAAGTCCGAAGGAAGCCAATGGTCTTCATCCCACTAAACTTAGCCAAGGAAAACCGTACAAACATATAAGAATGCTCTCCCTTAGCACGATAAAAAAGGTCGTCGATATTCGCGAAACTGACG gACACATTTTTAATCAGTTTGGATTCTCATCAGCTTGA